A part of Drosophila bipectinata strain 14024-0381.07 chromosome 3L, DbipHiC1v2, whole genome shotgun sequence genomic DNA contains:
- the t-Grip128 gene encoding uncharacterized protein t-Grip128, translating to MDLRQQVMSRNVPQLVKLLLEEGNQPDSSEEVNQPDSSEKVNQPNSSEEVNQPVDPATFERCLDFANKRLKPFANEEVCPESVLHTMNLFIERYRSEFLPEFGETFKELALVVLKHPLCVNHFQKNLQWCLLDFMLSVNYKAFYEVRRNRKEMLQKREEILMALALATDGAEVSHVPNGGYARGSMGDSGKTTTEWAENSHAETPKNTPRFYIPEARNSTVQNEYKGPSMPEVGANLENATFSLSMDSPTPQGAWGSSCMAQHLQEVYVSEDFSTNEARMNLLMNLTQVDSSLERPTKVNYYRGTNDLLTRIYTPWWQVDIHVHQQSRALPSSFFYNYGGWMLNKLRESQSSLRRMTEEHQLMRELLILFFISRDNSQFQMKGSGVVVLTTGAKTCVVSKLLKGPVIGEVFKYLDQMGDLRQLIETNATPRVGGLRLETVSYFTVAVLRLLRPVIEFLVYYERRLATGREAPTVRHFLNISKDAMPRLQLLSEVPDPMVVGRPALCVLGLLDALALKCSTPGHSKEERSLSAALLLHSLQAYCHFIDCWWTTGEFQDWQDEFPFQKLQVDGRTEYDIKSCLQEEDVHLGGRLLKVLQNHLDEASQAVAMLYDTRRMGDFISLHGSKFKVSLHNFLMEAVLKELLPYQTDQVMENNYAPDILQQQKYEEEKIVRRLFYAFHIETRPDPRHPARCSVEELVKNFNSCVEYTPIEEIIWDQLAVGLRRRSIMANSYVTHVVMTELKLPKAVNHLRSVYTLEKYDLLRRKFEDFFGLLSKKSVEKAKKKMKAIVDSQDPNLANLFHVNLEGSHPNFLTVSVGFDIFLNQVMPQVHFNQLNSCFRLILSIHWTLYRLKRLPPLKISRFVDLEVALLVLRNSLEKALEEQLKGSGKVKRLEEILYQSEELQKKCTIRELRQAQEWFLRQVGHVVSEVMSKGNFASRMEEFLGFCEVLYSLWMKAWSVLNNTEVQKPRTTCEIKFEWLRFFYLQRIHKHCKVMASHLGVKLIHFS from the coding sequence ATGGATCTTCGCCAGCAGGTGATGTCCCGCAACGTGCCGCAGTTGGTCAAGCTGCTCCTAGAGGAAGGTAACCAGCCGGACTCTAGCGAGGAAGTTAACCAGCCGGACTCTAGCGAGAAAGTTAACCAGCCGAACTCTAGCGAGGAAGTTAACCAGCCGGTGGATCCGGCCACCTTCGAGAGGTGCTTAGATTTCGCCAACAAGCGCTTGAAGCCGTTTGCGAACGAGGAGGTCTGCCCCGAGTCCGTGTTGCATACCATGAACCTTTTTATCGAGAGGTATCGTAGCGAATTCCTGCCCGAGTTCGGGGAAACCTTCAAGGAACTGGCCCTTGTGGTGCTGAAACATCCGCTCTGCGTCAACCACTTCCAGAAGAATCTGCAGTGGTGCCTCCTGGACTTTATGCTCTCGGTGAACTACAAGGCCTTTTATGAGGTGCGCCGCAACCGGAAAGAGATGCTCCAGAAAAGAGAGGAAATTTTGATGGCCCTGGCCCTGGCTACCGATGGCGCTGAAGTGTCGCACGTTCCCAACGGCGGTTACGCCCGAGGCTCGATGGGAGATTCTGGCAAGACAACAACAGAATGGGCGGAGAATAGTCACGCTGAAACACCAAAAAATACGCCTCGATTCTACATACCTGAAGCACGGAATTCCACCGTTCAGAATGAATACAAAGGCCCCAGTATGCCGGAAGTCGGTGCCAATCTGGAAAACGCCACCTTTAGTCTTTCCATGGACTCACCTACGCCTCAGGGTGCGTGGGGGTCCAGTTGCATGGCTCAGCATCTTCAGGAGGTGTATGTCTCGGAGGACTTCTCCACCAACGAGGCCAGGATGAACCTGCTGATGAACCTCACCCAGGTGGACTCCTCTCTAGAAAGACCAACAAAGGTCAACTATTACCGGGGCACGAACGACTTGCTCACCAGGATCTACACGCCCTGGTGGCAGGTTGACATACACGTGCACCAGCAATCTCGGGCTCTGCCGAGCAGCTTCTTTTACAACTACGGCGGGTGGATGCTTAATAAGTTGCGGGAGAGCCAGAGCTCTCTGCGCAGGATGACTGAGGAGCACCAGCTAATGAGGGAGCTGCTCATCCTGTTTTTCATCTCTAGGGACAATAGCCAATTCCAGATGAAGGGCAGCGGAGTTGTAGTGCTCACTACAGGAGCCAAAACATGTGTCGTGAGCAAACTTTTGAAAGGACCTGTCATAGGTGAGGTTTTCAAGTATCTGGATCAGATGGGCGACCTCCGACAATTAATAGAGACTAATGCCACGCCGCGAGTCGGTGGTTTGAGACTGGAGACAGTATCGTACTTCACTGTGGCGGTTCTTCGACTGCTGCGCCCAGTAATTGAGTTTCTGGTTTACTACGAACGCCGTTTGGCAACGGGCAGGGAAGCACCCACTGTTAGGCACTTTCTAAATATTTCCAAGGACGCAATGCCGAGGCTGCAGCTTCTCTCTGAAGTTCCCGATCCGATGGTGGTGGGCCGGCCAGCGCTGTGTGTCCTCGGACTTCTGGATGCCCTTGCCCTAAAGTGTTCCACGCCTGGGCACAGCAAAGAGGAAAGATCCCTGAGTGCCGCTCTGCTCCTACACTCGCTCCAGGCCTACTGTCACTTCATAGACTGCTGGTGGACCACCGGGGAGTTCCAGGACTGGCAGGACGAGTTTCCCTTCCAGAAGCTGCAAGTCGACGGGCGAACCGAGTACGACATAAAAAGCTGTTTACAAGAGGAGGACGTCCATCTGGGCGGACGTCTACTTAAAGTGCTCCAGAATCACCTGGACGAGGCCAGCCAAGCTGTGGCAATGCTCTACGACACCCGGAGAATGGGTGACTTCATTTCGCTGCACGGCAGTAAATTCAAGGTGTCACTCCACAACTTCCTGATGGAAGCCGTGCTTAAAGAATTGCTTCCTTACCAGACGGATCAGGTGATGGAAAACAACTATGCACCAGATATATTGCAGCAGCAGAAGTACGAAGAGGAGAAGATAGTTCGGCGCTTGTTTTATGCCTTTCACATAGAGACGAGGCCCGATCCCCGACACCCAGCCAGGTGTTCTGTGGAGGAGCTGGTCAAGAACTTCAACTCCTGTGTGGAGTACACGCCAATCGAGGAGATTATTTGGGATCAGTTGGCAGTCGGCCTGAGGAGACGCAGTATTATGGCCAACTCTTATGTGACCCATGTGGTCATGACGGAGCTGAAGCTTCCCAAGGCTGTAAACCACCTCAGGTCCGTCTACACTCTGGAAAAATACGACCTCTTACGCAGGAAATTTGAGGATTTCTTCGGATTACTGTCGAagaaaagtgtggaaaaagCTAAAAAGAAGATGAAGGCGATTGTAGATTCTCAGGACCCCAACCTGGCCAATCTATTCCATGTGAACCTTGAGGGGTCTCATCCTAACTTCCTTACCGTGTCTGTGGGCTTTGATATTTTTCTCAACCAGGTGATGCCCCAGGTACACTTCAATCAACTGAACTCCTGCTTTCGGTTGATTCTTAGCATTCACTGGACCCTTTATAGGCTGAAGAGACTACCTCCACTGAAGATCAgccgatttgtagatttggaGGTGGCACTCCTGGTCCTCCGAAACTCTTTGGAAAAAGCTCTCGAGGAACAGCTCAAGGGATCGGGAAAAGTCAAGCGGCTCGAGGAAATCCTTTATCAGAGTGAAGAACTCCAGAAAAAATGCACGATCCGCGAACTCAGACAGGCGCAGGAGTGGTTCCTTCGGCAAGTAGGCCATGTAGTCAGTGAGGTGATGTCCAAGGGAAATTTTGCCAGCAGGATGGAGgagtttttgggtttttgcgAAGTCTTGTACAGCTTGTGGATGAAGGCCTGGTCTGTCCTCAACAATACTGAAGTTCAAAAGCCAAGGACCACTTGTGAGATTAAGTTCGAATGGCTAAGGTTCTTCTACCTCCAGAGGATCCACAAGCACTGCAAGGTAATGGCCTCCCACCTCGGCGTGAAGTTAATTCACTTTTCCTAA